The Planktothrix sp. FACHB-1365 sequence TATCACTGGGATGGGAAGCAGTTTTACCCGATAAAATGGGGGCAATTCCGCGTAGAGAATCCCATAAATGTTTTTCCCAAAATTCTTCAGGTTCAGTTAAGCGAGTTAAGTTGAGTTGTTGATTAAACTCCAGAATTAACTCAAATAATTGTTGAAATAAATCCTGTTGTGCAGGAGTAGGTTGCCAATTTAAGGTATTCTGCCAAATTGCAGTCAGTTCGGGTAACTTAGGGAAGGAAGTTTGATTCATAATTTATCAAAAATTAAGCTTTTGGAGAAGCTACTATTTTTTGTTGGTCTTGCATTACCATTGTCTTCAAATCTAGGGGTGCTAAATGACCGTGTTGTAATGACCAACAACAATCTGCAAGATTCAACAATTCTCTAGCATCATGGGTGACAATTAATAACGTCCAATGTTTTTTTAATTTTCCTAATAAATTAATTAATTGTTGCCGCATTGACCAATCTAAACCCGCCGTTGGTTCATCTAACATTAAAATGTGGGGTTGGCGAATTAATTGTACTGCTAAGGCTAGACGTCTTTGCTGTCCACCACTGAGGGAATGGGGAGCAACTTGTAAGGATAAATGGCTGAGTCCTACTTCATCTAACGCTTGATGAACCTGCTCTGAACCTAACTCTGGATGACCTAAGCGTAACTCATCTAAAATTGTGCCCCCACAAAAATGTCGTTCTGGAAATTGAAACACTAAACCCGCAAGCTGTTGTAAGTGTTCCGAGGTTAATTCTTGCTCCCGCCAGCAAATATTTCCCTTCGTTTTTTCAGCTAAACCCGCTAAAATTTCCAGTAATGTACTTTTTCCCGAACCACTAGGCCCAATAATGAGTCCCATTTGCTGCGGTGCCAGTTCTAAGTTGACCTGCGCTAAAATCGGGTTGTCACTAGCGGCGGGATGATAAACTAAGTTTTTGATATAAAGCATCACAAACAGAAAACCAATAAAATGAGAAGTTGAGCCGAAAAAACAAAGCAAGAGGAAATGCTTAATGCCGAATTCACTTAATTTAGATTATAACACAATGAATAGATTATTTTTATCAGTTTTTTCAAATAAATCTGGGTTTCCCCTTGCCGAAAGCCGAGAAAAAAATTAAGATTTATACAAAATAGATGGTAATATCATCCCAGCTTGGCTCTGATTGAACATTCCGTTTTAACTTGGATAATAGGATGAACATTATGCTCAATTCTTCTCGGTGTAAAGGTTGGAAAATTCCCCCCATGATTAGACAGTTTTTCTGGGGAATCAGTGCGAGTTTGATCACCTTCAGTTCAGGGATAAATCCCAGTTTGGCAGCTGATCCGTTTCGCACAACTGATCCGCGTCCCATCGGAAGCCAAACAGAAACTGCATTTAAAGCCATGTTTGAGCGAGGGAATTATAAAGAAGCTCAACAAGTTTTAGAAAAAGCGAAATTACAAGAATCGAATGAACCCTTAGTCTATGCACTCTTGGCTTCTTTAGCTTACCAAGATCAAGATTTTAATAGTTTAAAAACCTATAGTGATCAAACCTTGGCATCGGCTAAACTCTTAAGTACAAAAGACCCTTTACGCGGTAATCTTTATATTGCAGTGGGTTTATTTTTACAAGGAGGTCATACCATCGTCACGGAAGGCACATTGAAAGGCGCGCCTAAAGCTTTAAATCAATTACAAGAGGTGTTGAAATCCTTAAATGTTGCTGAAAAAATTAATCCTCAAGATCCTGAATTAAACTTAATTCAAGGCTATATGGATTTATTATTATCCTTAAATCTTCCCTTTTCTGACTCCCAAAAAGCCATTAAAAAACTTGAACAACAAGCTAAACCTAGTTATTTGGCTTATCGGGGAATTGCCATTGGTTATCAAAATTTAGGTCAATATGATCAAGCCTTAAGTTATACCGAAAAAGCTCTATCTCAAGCTCCCAACCATCCAGAAGTATTATATCTGAAAGCCCAAATCTTAGCAGAACAGGGAAAGAAACTCAAAGCAAGCAATCAAACTTTAATTCCCTCTCAGTTACAGGAAGCCAAGCAATATTTTACCCAAGCTTTAAACCAATCTGATCAACTTCCTAAACGATTAGTCGCTCAGATATATTATGAACAATGCAAAAATTTAAACCGCATTGATAATCAAGGACGACCTTGTGATCCGTTGCGCGATAAAATTAAAGATGCTAATGGTCTTTGGGGGCCAACTGCGAATCAATTACCACCTTTATAACGATTTATTCTTATGGAAGTTTTGTTTAGAGAATGTAATCCTTTTGATATTTGGATTTGGCTACAATTTCAAACCGTCCCCTCCCGCAGTGAACGGGATTATATTGAGGAAGTGTTTGATTCTTGGTTTCTATTAGGAA is a genomic window containing:
- a CDS encoding ABC transporter ATP-binding protein, producing MLYIKNLVYHPAASDNPILAQVNLELAPQQMGLIIGPSGSGKSTLLEILAGLAEKTKGNICWREQELTSEHLQQLAGLVFQFPERHFCGGTILDELRLGHPELGSEQVHQALDEVGLSHLSLQVAPHSLSGGQQRRLALAVQLIRQPHILMLDEPTAGLDWSMRQQLINLLGKLKKHWTLLIVTHDARELLNLADCCWSLQHGHLAPLDLKTMVMQDQQKIVASPKA
- a CDS encoding Sll0314/Alr1548 family TPR repeat-containing protein; its protein translation is MLNSSRCKGWKIPPMIRQFFWGISASLITFSSGINPSLAADPFRTTDPRPIGSQTETAFKAMFERGNYKEAQQVLEKAKLQESNEPLVYALLASLAYQDQDFNSLKTYSDQTLASAKLLSTKDPLRGNLYIAVGLFLQGGHTIVTEGTLKGAPKALNQLQEVLKSLNVAEKINPQDPELNLIQGYMDLLLSLNLPFSDSQKAIKKLEQQAKPSYLAYRGIAIGYQNLGQYDQALSYTEKALSQAPNHPEVLYLKAQILAEQGKKLKASNQTLIPSQLQEAKQYFTQALNQSDQLPKRLVAQIYYEQCKNLNRIDNQGRPCDPLRDKIKDANGLWGPTANQLPPL